One window of Melioribacteraceae bacterium 4301-Me genomic DNA carries:
- a CDS encoding GIY-YIG nuclease family protein, translating to MYYTYILKSQFNGTYYKGSTSDLEKRLKFHNAGKSKYTKKYRPWKLHYYESLHKLSIKN from the coding sequence ATGTATTACACTTATATCTTAAAAAGCCAATTTAACGGTACGTATTATAAAGGTTCTACTTCTGATTTAGAAAAACGACTCAAATTCCACAACGCTGGTAAATCTAAGTATACTAAAAAATACCGACCTTGGAAGCTCCATTATTATGAAAGCCTTCATAAATTATCAATTAAAAATTAG